One genomic window of Elaeis guineensis isolate ETL-2024a chromosome 2, EG11, whole genome shotgun sequence includes the following:
- the LOC105042620 gene encoding GDSL esterase/lipase At4g10955 translates to MAAKKSQKKNMFDFSGPTHLTSVNWASPNHRRTVAACLVQGAYALEYDRQNHQNCAPAWWKKFDFELKKKLIDRADSSIFGAIYEFKPRKYIQNSSSSAPKIVIAFRGTLFKKETFWQDIKLDLDQFMNDLSRAPRCEVAVRAVEEMTSSGAGRNLWLAGHSLGSAIAMHAGKNMAKRGINLEAFLFNPPYPSGTVEWIPNEKLKRGIQIASSVVAATVAFAKKGCVENSREHFAQISSWIPHLFVNSDDHFCSGYIGYFEHRENMKKMGAGIIGNLATRNSVRAIALGTQTEPLHLLPSANLLVNSVDRNLTACPLKRMRHAHGIYQWWSQHLSLKSKECRYRPSFS, encoded by the exons ATGGCCGCAAAAAAGTCTCAGAAAAAGAATATGTTTGATTTCTCAGGGCCTACACATCTCACCTCTGTAAATTG GGCAAGTCCAAATCATCGGAGAACTGTTGCTGCCTGTTTGGTTCAGGGTGCATACGCTCTAGAGTATGATCGACAGAACCATCAAAACTGTGCACCAGCCTGGTGGAAGAAATTCGATTTTGAACTTAAAAAAAAGCTTATCGATCGTGCTGATTCATCTATCTTTGGCGCCATCTACGAATTCAAACCCCGTAAATatattcagaactcatcatcatCTGCTCCAAAAATCGTTATTGCATTCCGAGGTACTCTCTTCAAGAAGGAGACTTTCTGGCAGGATATTAAGCTGGATTTGGATCAATTTATGAACGACCTTTCACGGGCACCCCGGTGTGAAGTTGCAGTGAGAGCCGTTGAAGAAATGACTTCAAGTGGTGCAGGTCGGAACCTATGGTTAGCTGGTCATTCTCTCGGGTCGGCCATTGCAATGCACGCTGGGAAAAACATGGCCAAGAGAGGTATCAATCTTGAAGCTTTTCTCTTCAATCCACCATACCCATCAGGCACGGTTGAATGGATCCCAAACGAGAAGCTGAAACGAGGTATCCAGATCGCAAGCAGCGTTGTCGCAGCCACAGTCGCTTTCGCTAAGAAAGGCTGTGTCGAGAATTCTCGAGAGCACTTTGCACAGATATCATCTTGGATTCCACATCTTTTTGTGAATTCAGATGATCATTTCTGCTCAGGATATATTGGATATTTTGAACATCGGGAAAATATGAAGAAGATGGGTGCAGGGATCATTGGGAATTTGGCAACAAGGAATTCTGTTAGAGCCATAGCATTGGGAACTCAGACTGAGCCCTTGCACCTCCTTCCGTCTGCAAATTTACTGGTAAACTCTGTTGATCGAAATCTAACAGCATGTCCTCTTAAACGCATGCGACATGCACATGGTATCTATCAATGGTGGAGCCAACATCTGAGTTTGAAATCCAAGGAGTGTCGTTACAGGCCCTCCTTTTCGTAG
- the LOC105042630 gene encoding uncharacterized protein: MASNQSDIRCKAGQAAGHAQVKKDEMMDKASQAKDQAGGYIQEAGEQARNMAQGAADAVKNAVGMEDKKSSTRS, from the exons ATGGCCTCCAACCAGTCGGATATCAGGTGCAAGGCTGGCCAAGCTGCTGGCCATGCACAG GTAAAGAAGGATGAGATGATGGATAAGGCATCGCAGGCTAAGGACCAAGCTGGGGGCTACATCCAAGAG GCTGGGGAGCAGGCGAGGAACATGGCCCAGGGTGCTGCTGATGCTGTTAAGAATGCTGTGGGGATGGAAGACAAGAAGAGTTCTACCAGGAGCTGA
- the LOC105042639 gene encoding phosphatidylinositol 4-kinase gamma 4 — MSSAGATLSPVGGDLALSSFLSEGIGYPHCSPESILIYLAVPGASVLPMTVLESDSISSVKLRIQRCKGFVVKKQKLVFDGRELARNDCFIRDYGVSDGNVLHLVIRVSDLRAITVKTACGKKFKFHVERGRDVAYVKNQIAKKDRGFVDLDDGELFYDGEELDDRRLIHDICKYNDAVMHLLVRRSAKVRTRPVEKDFELSVIAPERKVGSDDLQILTRKPPDRGAWVEPVIVNPKVELPAVIDDLVRATIAGLEKGKPPVMSSEGTGGAYFMQDALGQGFVAVFKPIDEEPMAKNNPRGLPLSTNGEGLKRGTRVGEGALREVAAYILDHPVSGRRSFSGFDIGFSGVPPTFMVRCLHEGFNHPEGYEHAPKNFKIGSLQMFVRNNGSCEDMGPRAFPVQEVHKICVLDIRLANADRHAGNILLCEEEEGRLVLVPIDHGYCLPENFEDCTFEWLYWPQSREPFNSETIDYIKSLDAEQDIALLKFYGWDLSVDCARTLRISTMLLKKGAEMGLTPYDIGNMLCRETVKKESKIEEIVGEAKDAVLPGTSETAFLESVSKIMDRYLDEFTS, encoded by the exons ATGTCGTCCGCCGGAGCCACTCTCAGCCCCGTCGGGGGCGATCTTGCCCTCTCTTCATTCCTCTCCGAGGGTATCGGATACCCACATTGTTCCCCAGAGTCGATCCTGATCTACCTTGCCGTCCCGGGGGCTTCGGTGCTCCCAATGACGGTCCTGGAGTCCGACTCTATCTCCTCCGTTAAGCTTAGGATCCAGAGATGCAAGGGATTTGTGGTAAAGAAGCAGAAGCTGGTATTCGATGGCCGGGAGCTCGCCCGGAATGACTGCTTCATCCGGGACTATGGCGTGTCTGATGGGAATGTCCTCCATCTTGTCATCCGGGTATCTGATCTCCGTGCCATCACTGTCAAGACCGCCTGTGGGAAGAAATTCAAGTTCCATGTCGAGCGTGGCAGGGATGTTGCATATGTTAAGAATCAGATTGCAAAGAAGGATAGAGGTTTTGTTGATCTTGACGATGGAGAACTCTTTTATGATGGCGAGGAGCTTGATGACCGGCGGCTGATTCATGACATCTGTAAGTACAATGATGCCGTGATGCACTTGCTGGTGCGGAGATCTGCAAAAGTAAGGACTAGGCCTGTCGAGAAGGATTTTGAGCTATCTGTCATAGCACCTGAGAGGAAGGTGGGTTCAGATGATCTTCAGATACTTACCAGGAAACCACCAGATAGAGGTGCTTGGGTTGAGCCAGTCATTGTTAACCCGAAAGTTGAATTGCCTGCGGTGATTGATGATCTTGTTCGTGCTACTATTGCTGGATTGGAGAAGGGAAAACCGCCTGTCATGTCTTCAGAAGGTACAGGGGGAGCTTATTTTATGCAGGATGCATTGGGTCAGGGATTTGTTGCTGTTTTTAAGCCAATTGATGAGGAGCCGATGGCTAAGAATAATCCTCGAGGGCTTCCCTTGTCAACAAATGGTGAAGGGTTGAAGAGAGGAACTCGGGTTGGAGAGGGTGCGCTCAGGGAAGTTGCAGCTTACATTCTTGACCACCCTGTAAGTGGGCGCCGGTCATTCTCGGGCTTTGATATTGGGTTTTCTGGTGTTCCTCCAACATTCATGGTGCGGTGCTTGCATGAAGGTTTCAATCATCCTGAAGGGTATGAGCATGCACCGAAGAATTTCAAGATTGGATCCTTGCAGATGTTTGTGAGGAACAATGGGAGCTGTGAGGACATGGGTCCTCGGGCATTTCCAGTGCAGGAGGTTCACAAAATATGTGTGTTGGACATAAGGTTAGCTAATGCCGATCGGCATGCTGGAAATATATTACTCTGTGAGGAAGAAGAAGGCCGACTGGTGCTGGTTCCAATTGATCATGGATATTGCTTGCCTGAGAAT TTTGAAGATTGCACATTTGAGTGGCTCTACTGGCCTCAGTCTCGCGAGCCTTTTAATTCCGAAACCATAGACTACATAAAATCGCTGGATGCTGAGCAAGATATTGCTCTTCTCAAATTCTATGGCTGGGACCTTTCAGTTGACTGTGCTCGCACTCTTCGCATCTCCACTATGCTTTTGAAGAAGGGTGCAGAAATGGGGCTTACGCCATATGATATCGGGAATATGTTGTGCAGAGAAACGGTGAAGAAAGAATCCAAGATTGAAGAAATCGTCGGTGAAGCAAAGGATGCTGTTCTTCCAGGCACCAGTGAAACTGCATTCCTGGAGTCTGTGTCCAAAATCATGGATCGTTATCTTGATGAATTCACATCATAA